The following proteins are co-located in the Vigna unguiculata cultivar IT97K-499-35 chromosome 9, ASM411807v1, whole genome shotgun sequence genome:
- the LOC114163310 gene encoding protein PHOX1-like, whose translation MGKPSGKKKDIATPGAANSHAKHAKSSKAFDEDTAMFINMSQEFREEGNKLFQKKDHEGAMLKYEKALKLLPKNHIDVAHLHTNMATCYMQLGLGEYPRAIHECNLALEVSPRYSKAILKRATCYRELNRSDLALRDVNLVLSMEPNNLTALELLESLTKSTEEKGVSVDDKRMAFDTTVYHSPSRSSQKLKKKRGKKIVDKVVVEEKPGVIVEDKKVVSKTIGQEGKVDSETIGQEDKVVSKTIERVKEVDSKAIEQEKKVVEVKPVEEEKHATITRSVKLVFGEDIRWAQLPVNCSAKLVRDIARNRFPGLKGVLVKYKDKEGDLVTITTTDELRLAEKSAPEKASFRLYITEVSPDQEPSYDGTTTNEDEVQREGGNENGGVENRGTEEGRDEDAAKRMITVEDWLLQFARLFKNHVGFESDSYLDTHEFAMKLYGEAMEDTVASNDAQELFGIAADKFQEMAALALFNWGSVQMSRARNQGSFSEDGARESSLEHIKAAYELARKEYEKAELRYEEALKIKPDFYEGYLALGHQQFEQARLCWCYALACKDSNAGFSEEVLQLYNKAEDSMEKGILMWEEVEEQRLNGISKSDKYREQLEKMGLDGLFKDVSDDEASKQAAKMRSQIHLLWGTLLYERSVVEYKLGLPTWEECLEVAVEKFELAGTSGTDIAFIVKNHCSNETALEGFKIDEIVQAWNEMYDAQGWQFSDPSFRLEPLFRRRVPKLHSILEQF comes from the exons ATGGGAAAGCCCTCAGGGAAGAAGAAGGATATCGCTACCCCGGGTGCTGCAAATTCACATGCCAAACATGCCAAGTCTTCCAAAGCTTTCGATGAAGATACAGCAATGTTCATTAACATGTCACAAGAGTTCAGGGAAGAAGGTAACAAGTTGTTTCAGAAGAAGGATCACGAAGGCGCCATGCTCAAGTACGAGAAGGCACTGAAGCTGCTTCCGAAGAACCACATAGATGTCGCACACCTTCATACCAACATGGCCACGTGTTACATGCAATTGGGTCTCGGGGAATACCCTCGAGCCATTCACGAATGCAATTTGGCGCTGGAAGTGTCTCCAAGGTACAGCAAAGCTATTCTGAAAAGAGCCACATGCTATCGTGAGCTTAATCGCTCGGATTTGGCGCTAAGGGATGTtaatcttgttttgagcatgGAGCCAAATAACCTCACCGCGTTGGAGCTTCTCGAGAGCCTCACGAAGTCAACGGAAGAAAAGGGGGTCTCTGTTGATGATAAAAGGATGGCTTTTGATACAACCGTTTATCACTCTCCTTCTCGTTCTTCGCAAAAactgaagaagaagagaggTAAAAAAATTGTGGACAAGGTGGTTGTGGAGGAAAAGCCGGGTGTCATTGTTGAGGATAAAAAGGTGGTTTCCAAAACAATTGGGCAAGAAGGCAAGGTGGATTCCGAAACAATTGGGCAAGAAGACAAGGTGGTTTCAAAAACAATTGAGCGAGTAAAAGAGGTGGATTCAAAAGCAATTGAGCAAGAAAAAAAGGTGGTGGAAGTCAAACCTGTGGAGGAAGAAAAACATGCCACGATCACAAGGAGCGTGAAGTTGGTGTTTGGAGAAGATATAAGGTGGGCTCAATTACCCGTGAATTGTAGTGCGAAGTTGGTGAGGGATATAGCTAGGAACCGGTTTCCAGGTTTGAAGGGAGTTCTTGTGAAGTATAAGGATAAAGAAGGTGATTTGGTTACTATCACTACTACAGATGAACTAAGGTTAGCTGAAAAGTCTGCTCCTGAGAAGGCATCGTTTAGGCTTTATATTACTGAGGTCAGTCCAGATCAAGAACCTTCTTATGATGGAACAACAACCAATGAGGACGAGGTGCAAAGGGAGGGTGGAAATGAAAATGGTGGTGTTGAGAATAGGGGTACGGAAGAAGGCAGAGATGAAGATGCTGCAAAAAGGATGATTACTGTGGAGGACTGGCTTCTCCAGTTTGCAAGGCTGTTCAAGAACCATGTAGGGTTTGAGTCTGATTCTTATCTAGATACTCATGAGTTTGCAATGAAGCTGTACGGAGAAGCGATGGAGGATACCGTAGCAAGCAATGATGCTCAAGAACTTTTTGGAATTGCTGCTGATAAATTTCAAGAGATGGCTGCCTTGGCACTGTTTAATTGGGGAAGTGTTCAGATGTCCAGGGCAAGGAATCAAGGTTCCTTTTCGGAGGATGGGGCTAGAGAATCTTCCTTGGAGCATATAAAAGCTGCATATGAGTTGGCACGAAAGGAGTACGAGAAAGCAGAATTGAGATATGAAGAAGCCTTGAAAATCAAACCTGATTTCTATGAAGGATATCTTGCTCTTGGGCATCAGCAGTTTGAGCAAGCAAGGCTGTGCTGGTGTTATGCATTGGCATGCAAGGACTCAAATGCTGGCTTTTCTGAGGAGGTTCTACAACTTTATAACAAGGCAGAGGATAGCATGGAGAAAGGCATCTTGATGTGGGAGGAGGTTGAGGAGCAGCGTTTGAATGGAATATCCAAATCAGATAAATATAGAGAACAGTTAGAGAAAATGGGCTTGGATGGTCTTTTCAAAGATGTTTCTGATGATGAAGCTTCAAAGCAAGCTGCAAAGATGAGGTCTCAGATACACCTACTATGGGGAACCTTGTTGTATGAACGTTCTGTTGTGGAATATAAGCTTGGCCTTCCCACATGGGAGGAATGTTTGGAGGTTGCTGTTGAAAAATTTGAACTAGCTGGAACTTCTGGAACAGATATTGCTTTCATTGTAAAGAATCACTGCTCAAATGAAACAGCACTTGAAG GGTTCAAAATTGATGAGATAGTACAGGCATGGAATGAGATGTACGATGCTCAGGGGTGGCAGTTTAGTGATCCATCATTTCGACTTGAACCATTGTTTCGTCGGCGTGTTCCTAAACTCCATTCCATATTGGAGCAGTTTtaa
- the LOC114164828 gene encoding topless-related protein 1-like, whose protein sequence is MENSALLNKDLVFLTIKFLREEGLKETAHMLECESGLFFNLKHFEKMLVVGKWDDAESYLSRFTSIDDNVHSTKIYFEIRKQKYLEALDIHDRGEALDILLRDLKVCIPGHEELFNELTQLLAVNNIREHALLATYKDTNSARKNVADGIIKLIEGNPEFHGKLKFPTFKKQRLYYLLNLSLNWQHQVRKDPLRAPDMKTFLMDPVSSSSSNPSLLQSENNDSIENLQSETTMEDHNVLSLQGRPNQVSEENGNKKGLEDGRSKPKIYESSPCQFLELPTHPDITKIVRVTYTNEGNGILALASNGHHILWKWPCNNLNSDGKATTQVSPQIWQPRSSQLMSNELSSSYSGPPISSFSLSKNDLYLMSTSGGPISLFHMFSLETLTTIMPPSSITTCLALYPRDNNILAIGMDDLSIIIYNTSTNKIISKLEGHTKRVSDLAFSNSFDLLVSIGVNDQIFVWNTNGWKKLKDRYLQIHGQRVPEVLTETHIHFHLYQRHFLVVRSDCLVMYKARNLKCYNQWVPRAAEVISQATFSSDGQAVYVCFVDGTVAILDTLKFQMRCKINLSTYIPTIPSSSMSPIAIAAHPQNPTQFVVGLTDGRAFVFEPREPQDWSRFSH, encoded by the exons ATGGAGAACTCTGCTCTACTAAATAAAGATCTTGTTTTCTTAACCATAAAATTTCTCAGAGAAGAGGGATTGAAGGAAACTGCACACAT GCTTGAGTGTGAAAGTGGGTTGTTCTTTAACCTGAAGCATTTTGAGAAGATGTTAGTTGTTGGAAAATGGGATGATGCTGAGAGCTATCTTTCTAGATTTACAAGCATAGATGACAACGTGCACTCAACCAAAATTTACTTTGAaatcagaaaacaaaaataccTTGAAGCATTGGATAT TCACGATCGTGGTGAGGCTTTAGATATTCTCCTTAGGGATCTAAAAGTTTGTATTCCCGGGCATGAAGAACTGTTTAATGAATTGACTCAGCTTTTGGCAGTCAACAATATAAG AGAGCATGCATTACTTGCAACATATAAAGATACAAATTCTGCGAGGAAAAATGTTGCAGATGGTATTATAAAACTCATTGAGGGAAATCCTGAGTTCCATGGAAAATTGAAGTTTCCTACCTTTAAAAAACAGCGATTATATTATCTTCTGAACCTAAG TTTGAATTGGCAACATCAAGTTCGTAAAGATCCACTTCGAGCTCCTGACATGAAAACCTTTTTAATGGACCCTGTTTCCAGTTCCAGTTCGAATCCTTCACTTCTGCAATCAGAAAATAatgattcaattgaaaactTGCAATCTG AAACTACAATGGAGGATCATAATGTATTATCACTGCAGGGAAGACCCAACCAGGTGTCAGAGGAG AATGGTAATAAAAAAGGCTTGGAAGATGGGAGGTCCAAACCAAAAATTTATGAGTCGTCCCCTTGTCAATTTTTGGAGCTTCCAACTCATCCCGACATAACCAAG ATAGTTAGAGTGACTTACACCAATGAGGGAAATGGCATTTTGGCATTGGCATCAAATGGTCATCATATACTTTGGAAGTGGCCTTGTAATAACCTTAACTCGGATGGCAAG GCAACTACACAAGTTTCTCCTCAAATTTGGCAACCAAGGAGCTCGCAATTGATGAGCAATGAACTTTCAAGTTCATATAGTGGACCcccaatttcttctttttccttatCAAAGAACGATTTATATCTCATGTCAACATCTGGTGGACCAATCTCATTGTTCCACATGTTCTCGCTTGAG ACTTTGACGACTATCATGCCACCATCATCTATAACAACTTGCCTCGCCCTCTACCCTCGTGATAACAATATACTCGCTATTGGTATGGATGATTTGAGTATAATTATATACAACACTAGTACAAATAAG ATTATAAGCAAACTTGAGGGTCACACCAAAAGAGTTTCCGACCTTgcattttcaaatagttttgaTCTCCTTGTTTCCATCGGTGTAAATGATCAG ATTTTTGTATGGAACACCAATGGATggaaaaaactaaaagataGGTACTTGCAAATACATGGACAAAGGGTGCCGGAAGTACTAACTGAGACACATATTCACTTTCACCTATATCAGAGGCACTTCCTTGTTGTACGAAGTGATTGTCTTGTAATGTATAAAGCAAGAAATCTCAAATGTTATAACCAG TGGGTTCCAAGAGCTGCAGAGGTTATCTCCCAAGCAACTTTCTCATCTGATGGTCAAGCTGTGTATGTCTGTTTTGTTGATGGAACTGTAGCAATACTTGATACTTTAAAGTTTCAAATGCGTTGTAAGATTAATCTCTCGACTTACATTCCTACAATCCCAAG TTCAAGCATGTCTCCAATAGCCATTGCTGCACATCCACAGAATCCAACCCAGTTTGTTGTGGGGCTCACAGATGGTAGAGCCTTTGTGTTTGAGCCTCGAGAGCCACAAGATTGGAGCAGGTTTAGCCATTGA
- the LOC114164623 gene encoding calcium uptake protein, mitochondrial-like, whose product MPSFSTLRRFSLFTQRFRTLNSSTSQSSFSSSSSSSSSPAPRRSPSWASGSAIVAVAGVTSALALFYCYNSPTSPFHSVFFDNTLPASSPPVSEKSPLPATAPGLLVDEYKTKIYFNYEKRLRLHSPPEKVFEYFASCRTPKREIFMKPADLMRAIVPVFPPSESNIIREGSLTGEKNPDHLWCPPSDFFMLFDVDKDGLISFKEYMFLVTLLSIPESSFSAAFKMFDKDNDGEIDHEEFKKVMQSMRSHTRHGDYHGHGRRTGRTTNASVENGGLVKYLFGKDGKGRLNHDKFVQFMRDFHDEIVRLEFAHYDYKSRKTIPAMDFARSIVASADLSHIGKLLDLADELRIDPRFKDVRITFEEFKNFSELRKKLLPFSLAIFSFAEVQGLLTRDDFKRAASHVCGLSLSDNVVEIVFHLFDANRDGSLSTEEFVKVLQHREKDIAQTMGTGIVGFLSCCWKCTDTSPSSRLFSWF is encoded by the exons ATGCCTTCCTTTTCCACTCTCCGGAGATTCTCTCTGTTCACTCAACGTTTCCGTACCCTGAATTCTTCCACTTCGCaatcttcattttcatcttcatcttcatcttcatcttctcccGCTCCTCGTCGCAGTCCCAGTTGGGCTTCAGGTTCAGCCATTGTTGCAGTTGCAGGCGTAACCTCTGCTCTTGCTCTTTTCTATTGCTACAACTCACCCACTTCACCCTTCCATTCCGTTTTCTTTGATAATACCCTTCCCGCGTCTTCCCCGCCGGTCTCTGAAAAATCACCCCTTCCTGCAACTGCTCCTGGTTTGCTTGTTG ATGAGTACAAAACCAAGATTTACTTCAACTATGAGAAGCGCCTGCGGTTGCATAGTCCACCCGAAAAG GTTTTTGAATACTTTGCGTCTTGTCGTACTCCAAAAAGAGAGATATTCATGAAGCCTGCAGACCTAATGCGAGCAATTGTTCCTGTTTTTCCTCCATCAGAATCCAACATAATAAGAGAGGGAAGCTTGACAGGTGAAAAAAATCCTGATCATTTGTGGTGTCCCCCTTCggatttttttatgctttttgaTGTAGACAAAGATGGACTTATATCCTTCAAAGA GTATATGTTTTTGGTAACTCTGCTTAGCATCCCAGAATCAAGCTTCTCCGCAGCATTTAAAATGTTTGACAAGGATAATGACGG AGAAATAGACCATGAAGAATTCAAGAAAGTCATGCAATCAATGCGATCTCATACCAGACATGGTGATTACCATGGGCATGGAAGACGAACTGGCCGAACCACCAATGCTTCTGTAGAGAATGGAGGGCTGGTGAAATACTTATTTGGTAAAGATGGAAAGGGACGCCTAAATCATGATAAATTCGTCCAGTTTATGAGAGATTTCCATGATGAA ATTGTGAGGTTGGAGTTTGCTCATTATGATTACAAATCTCGAAAAACTATACCGGCCATGGACTTTGCTCGCTCCATTGTTGCTTCTGCTGACTTGAGTCATATAGGCAAGTTGCTTGATCTGGCTGATGAATTGAGAATTGATCCACGGTTTAAGGATGTACGCATAACATTTGAGGAGTTCAAAAACTTTTCCGAGCTGCGGAAAAAGTTATTACCATTTTCGCTGGCCATTTTCAGTTTTGCAGAAGTACAAGGCCTGTTAACAAGAGATGATTTTAAGCGAGCTGCTTCACAT GTTTGCGGTTTATCTCTGTCGGACAATGTGGTTGAGATTGTTTTCCATTTGTTTGATGCAAATAGGGATGGAAGCTTGAGTACAGAGGAGTTTGTTAAAGTGCTACAACATCGAGAAAAAGACATTGCTCAAACCATGGGGACAGGAATCGTAGGTTTTTTGTCATGCTGCTGGAAATGTACGGACACCTCTCCATCTTCACGGTTGTTTTCCTGGTTTTGA